The following are encoded in a window of Candidatus Omnitrophota bacterium genomic DNA:
- a CDS encoding P-loop NTPase, producing MNIAISSGKGGTGKTFISTNIAAVLAALGEKVRYLDCDVEEPNGHLFLKPEVDKEEEVSVISPCGVDDQKCINCGKCAEACNYNAIAIVNGKVLFFNELCHVCGGCKIVCPTGAIIEKERKIGILRHGKSGEIDFHYALLETAEGGMSPRLVKKVKECAGQGINILDSSPGTSCPVVETVKDADLCVLVTDPTPFGINDLKLAVNMAREIGIEPVIVVNRAEYHNSELKDYCRREDLEIIGEIPDDRKIAETYSVGDIVVEKLPEYRGLFSEIASRMKVLAGEERPVRKTLESRDPGRKSESKLEKAELYSAPLGTGKPRELVVISGKGGTGKTSILASLSALAENMVISDCDVDAADLHLILSPRILQSGDFSGGVKVEIDYSKCTSCGRCLQACRFDAISKETSGGKVRYVIDPVSCEGCGVCYLVCEDGAIKIEDAVNGQWFISETRFGPMSHAKLGIAEENSGRLVTLVRNKAAMLAHEHKRKKELIDGSPGTGCPVIASLTGADYALIVTEPTVSGLHDMERVVKVTSHFGIDSGIVVNKYDLNLDMTERIRKISEKYGIEFVGKVPYDKVVTEAQMKKLSVVEYDKGPVTESIKEIWRKVSRRF from the coding sequence ATGAATATAGCGATATCAAGCGGAAAAGGCGGGACAGGAAAGACGTTCATATCAACCAATATCGCGGCCGTTCTGGCCGCTCTTGGCGAGAAAGTCCGTTATCTCGATTGTGACGTGGAAGAGCCCAACGGGCATCTTTTCCTGAAACCCGAGGTAGATAAGGAAGAGGAAGTCTCTGTTATATCTCCCTGCGGGGTGGATGATCAAAAGTGCATAAACTGCGGCAAATGTGCCGAAGCGTGTAATTACAACGCCATTGCCATAGTGAACGGCAAAGTTCTTTTCTTCAACGAACTTTGCCACGTATGCGGCGGGTGCAAGATTGTCTGTCCTACGGGAGCTATAATAGAAAAGGAAAGGAAAATAGGCATCCTGAGGCATGGAAAGAGCGGCGAGATAGATTTTCATTACGCTCTTTTAGAGACCGCCGAGGGCGGCATGTCACCCCGCCTCGTAAAAAAGGTCAAGGAATGCGCCGGGCAAGGGATTAACATACTTGATTCCTCTCCCGGGACGTCCTGCCCGGTGGTTGAGACGGTAAAGGATGCCGATCTTTGCGTTCTTGTCACCGACCCCACTCCTTTTGGAATAAACGACCTGAAGCTGGCGGTCAACATGGCGCGTGAAATAGGGATAGAGCCGGTGATCGTCGTTAACCGCGCAGAGTACCATAACAGCGAGTTAAAGGATTACTGCCGTCGCGAAGATCTCGAAATAATAGGAGAGATACCCGATGACCGTAAAATAGCCGAAACCTATTCGGTGGGGGATATCGTTGTTGAAAAGCTTCCGGAATACCGCGGGCTTTTCTCGGAAATAGCTTCCAGGATGAAGGTCCTTGCCGGTGAGGAAAGACCCGTCAGGAAAACGCTGGAAAGCCGGGATCCCGGCCGCAAAAGTGAAAGCAAGCTAGAGAAGGCCGAACTTTACAGTGCCCCTCTCGGAACGGGAAAGCCCAGGGAACTGGTAGTTATCTCAGGCAAGGGAGGGACCGGGAAAACCTCCATACTGGCTTCCCTGTCCGCTCTGGCGGAGAACATGGTCATATCCGATTGCGACGTTGACGCGGCTGACCTTCATCTTATCCTGAGTCCTCGCATCCTGCAAAGCGGCGATTTCAGCGGAGGAGTAAAGGTCGAAATAGATTACAGTAAATGCACTTCCTGCGGCAGGTGCCTGCAGGCTTGCCGCTTCGATGCCATAAGCAAAGAGACCTCCGGAGGCAAAGTGCGCTACGTGATAGATCCGGTGTCCTGCGAGGGCTGCGGCGTGTGCTACCTTGTCTGTGAGGACGGCGCTATAAAGATAGAGGACGCGGTTAACGGCCAGTGGTTCATCTCCGAAACGCGTTTCGGGCCGATGAGCCACGCGAAACTGGGTATCGCCGAAGAGAATTCGGGAAGGCTCGTGACCCTGGTCAGGAATAAGGCGGCCATGCTGGCCCATGAGCATAAAAGAAAAAAGGAGCTCATTGACGGTTCTCCCGGCACAGGATGTCCCGTTATAGCTTCCCTGACGGGTGCGGACTATGCGCTTATAGTCACCGAACCCACCGTATCGGGGCTTCATGATATGGAACGTGTGGTCAAAGTCACTAGTCACTTCGGTATTGATTCGGGAATTGTTGTCAACAAGTACGACCTCAACCTGGATATGACCGAAAGGATACGCAAGATCAGTGAAAAGTATGGCATTGAATTTGTGGGAAAGGTGCCCTACGATAAGGTCGTGACGGAGGCCCAGATGAAAAAGCTTTCCGTTGTTGAGTATGATAAAGGCCCGGTAACCGAAAGCATAAAAGAGATTTGGAGGAAAGTCTCCAGACGTTTTTAG
- a CDS encoding anaerobic ribonucleoside-triphosphate reductase activating protein has protein sequence MKIAGLQKISMVDYPGYICATVFTQGCNFRCGFCHNRDLMTTEADFGFSEEDLFELLRERKNILEALCVTGGEPTLWSDLPDFAEKVKTTGVKLKLDTNGSNPDMIRLLLQRGLVDFIAMDVKTSFGKYHLFNVPEGTEELLELSIERIMRSSVPYEFRTTCVPGIVTGEDIHSIGKAIKGAEKYCLQQFRPHENVLDKEFAHMRPYGKDALCAFRAISEAYVEKAVTRGI, from the coding sequence ATGAAAATAGCCGGTCTTCAGAAGATATCGATGGTGGATTACCCGGGTTATATATGCGCTACGGTCTTTACCCAGGGATGTAATTTCCGTTGTGGGTTCTGTCATAACCGTGATCTTATGACAACTGAGGCGGATTTCGGTTTTTCCGAAGAGGATCTATTTGAACTGCTCCGGGAGCGGAAGAACATACTGGAAGCGCTCTGCGTCACGGGAGGAGAACCCACCCTTTGGTCAGACCTTCCTGATTTTGCCGAAAAGGTCAAGACTACCGGAGTGAAGCTCAAACTCGATACCAACGGATCCAACCCGGATATGATCCGGCTTCTTTTGCAAAGGGGTCTCGTCGATTTTATAGCCATGGACGTAAAAACCTCCTTCGGGAAATATCATCTTTTCAATGTTCCCGAGGGAACAGAGGAACTTCTCGAACTGAGCATCGAAAGAATAATGCGGTCAAGTGTTCCGTATGAATTCAGGACGACCTGTGTTCCTGGGATAGTTACCGGAGAGGATATCCATTCTATCGGCAAGGCCATAAAAGGTGCAGAAAAATACTGTCTGCAGCAGTTCCGTCCGCACGAGAACGTGCTGGATAAGGAATTCGCGCACATGAGACCTTACGGCAAGGACGCGCTTTGCGCTTTCAGGGCGATATCGGAGGCGTACGTTGAAAAAGCCGTTACCAGAGGAATATGA
- a CDS encoding radical SAM protein, whose amino-acid sequence MITFGPVPSRRLGQSLGINNIPPKVCTYSCTYCQAGRTSELSVQRKKFYEPGRILREVEQRITKAREKAEDIDYLTFAPDGEPTLDENLGREIEALRRFGIKIAVITNSSLLWDKNVREQLSRADWVSIKIDVVSPDTWRTLNRPHPSLDLARVLEGIEDFTDIFEGFLATETMLIGGVNDAQEEVEKTADFTAGLIASKSYISVPTRPPAEGEVSQPDESAVNRAYQIFTERGIVTECLIGYEGNAFAFTGDVKKDILSITSVHPMKQEAVDEVLRKAGASTDVVGEMIAEGKLRKVRYREQDFYVRKI is encoded by the coding sequence TTGATAACTTTCGGTCCGGTCCCATCAAGGCGGCTCGGTCAGAGCCTCGGAATAAACAATATCCCGCCCAAGGTTTGCACATATTCATGTACCTATTGCCAGGCGGGGCGCACCAGTGAACTTTCAGTGCAGAGAAAGAAGTTCTATGAACCGGGGAGAATTCTGCGCGAAGTGGAACAGAGAATAACCAAAGCCCGGGAAAAGGCAGAGGATATCGATTATCTTACTTTCGCTCCTGACGGGGAGCCGACCTTGGATGAGAATCTCGGCAGGGAGATCGAAGCTCTCAGGCGATTTGGGATCAAGATAGCTGTAATAACGAATTCTTCTCTTTTATGGGATAAAAATGTAAGAGAGCAGCTTTCCCGGGCCGACTGGGTGTCCATTAAGATCGATGTTGTCAGCCCGGATACATGGAGAACATTGAACCGTCCGCATCCTTCGCTGGACCTGGCCAGGGTTCTTGAGGGCATAGAGGACTTTACGGATATATTCGAGGGATTTCTCGCGACTGAGACAATGCTGATCGGGGGCGTCAATGATGCGCAGGAGGAAGTGGAAAAGACGGCCGATTTTACCGCGGGGCTCATAGCTTCGAAAAGTTACATATCGGTACCCACCCGTCCGCCGGCCGAAGGAGAGGTCAGTCAGCCCGACGAGTCGGCAGTTAACCGGGCATACCAGATCTTTACCGAAAGGGGTATAGTCACCGAATGCCTTATAGGGTATGAGGGGAACGCTTTCGCTTTCACCGGGGACGTTAAAAAGGATATTCTGAGCATCACCTCGGTGCATCCGATGAAGCAGGAAGCGGTGGACGAAGTGCTGCGGAAAGCAGGAGCCTCTACGGATGTGGTCGGGGAGATGATAGCCGAGGGCAAGCTCAGGAAAGTGCGGTACAGGGAACAGGACTTTTACGTAAGGAAAATATGA